In Sulfitobacter sp. M39, the following proteins share a genomic window:
- a CDS encoding TRAP transporter permease translates to MTDPDTSRAPQPKFEEVAIDGATPAERISGLARWVVVITTLLSLVLVVNQLFNLQLFGIVLIDGRYLYILGGMFLALTFLIFQARGGKGGEPTLLDWVLFAASVGTTGYLAQTAQQNLSQGWEYAAPETAQYVSVIFFFLILEATRRAGGLVLFLIVTLFAFYPTFAGHVPDPFSGFQSTFLQTVPYHIYSAESSFGIPMKAFGGVVIGFILFGAVLQRTGGGQFFNDLALGLVGGYRGGAAKVSIFASGFMGSMSGSVISNVLTTGAVSIPAMRKTGFSAKTAAATEACASTGGVLMPPIMGATAFVMASFLSRPYVEIALAAAIPSILFYWGLFAQIDAYSAKRGLRGLPKPDLPRLRQVMIEGWPYIFVFALLLYMMIGLRKESSAPFYATALLLVVNQFRASHRLNLSRLGNMIVGVGMGLSELTAILLGVGLIVGSFSATGLAGTLVNELVFLAGDSTLILLLMGAITAFIFGMGMTVTACYIFLAVVLAPALEAGGLNQLAVHLFILYWGMVSYITPPVALGAFAASTMAGSNPIATGFDAMRLGGVIYIAPFFFVLNPALIGQAPAWEVVVALSCAMIGVTLISAALQGYISLVGPIEGRGALPMRVALFFGGVLIAMPQNDLAGLGYSLSFLIGVALCALPMLRAWQATSAARVTP, encoded by the coding sequence ATGACCGATCCCGATACATCGCGCGCCCCGCAGCCGAAGTTCGAGGAGGTGGCGATTGACGGTGCCACCCCGGCGGAGCGTATTTCGGGGTTGGCACGTTGGGTCGTGGTGATCACCACGCTGCTGTCGCTGGTGCTGGTGGTGAACCAGCTGTTCAACCTTCAGCTTTTCGGGATTGTGCTGATCGACGGGCGGTATCTGTATATCCTCGGGGGGATGTTCCTGGCGCTGACATTCCTGATCTTTCAGGCCCGCGGCGGCAAGGGGGGGGAGCCGACACTACTGGACTGGGTCCTGTTTGCCGCTTCGGTCGGGACCACGGGCTATCTGGCGCAGACCGCGCAGCAGAACCTTTCGCAGGGGTGGGAATATGCAGCACCTGAAACGGCGCAATATGTCTCGGTCATATTCTTCTTCCTGATCCTGGAGGCAACGCGGCGGGCAGGGGGGCTGGTGCTGTTCCTGATTGTCACGCTCTTTGCGTTCTATCCAACCTTCGCGGGCCACGTGCCTGACCCGTTTTCGGGCTTTCAAAGCACGTTCCTGCAAACGGTGCCTTACCATATCTATTCCGCCGAAAGCTCTTTCGGCATTCCAATGAAGGCGTTCGGCGGCGTTGTCATCGGCTTCATACTGTTCGGCGCGGTGCTGCAACGAACAGGCGGCGGGCAGTTTTTCAATGATCTAGCGCTTGGGCTCGTGGGCGGCTACCGCGGGGGCGCGGCGAAAGTCTCTATCTTTGCCAGCGGCTTTATGGGGTCGATGTCCGGCTCTGTCATTTCGAATGTCTTGACCACGGGGGCGGTGTCCATCCCCGCGATGCGCAAGACCGGGTTCTCGGCCAAGACCGCCGCCGCGACAGAGGCCTGCGCCTCGACTGGCGGGGTGTTGATGCCGCCGATCATGGGGGCGACGGCCTTTGTCATGGCGTCCTTTCTGTCACGCCCCTATGTCGAAATCGCACTGGCCGCCGCCATTCCGAGCATCTTGTTCTACTGGGGGCTTTTCGCGCAGATCGACGCCTATTCCGCGAAACGCGGGCTGCGCGGGTTGCCCAAGCCCGACCTTCCGCGCCTGCGGCAGGTGATGATCGAAGGCTGGCCCTATATCTTCGTTTTCGCGCTGTTGCTTTATATGATGATTGGGCTGCGCAAGGAATCCTCTGCCCCGTTCTATGCCACGGCGCTGCTTTTGGTGGTGAACCAGTTCCGCGCCAGCCATCGTCTGAATCTGAGCCGCCTTGGCAATATGATCGTCGGTGTCGGCATGGGGCTGTCAGAACTGACCGCGATCCTGCTGGGCGTCGGGCTGATCGTCGGGTCGTTCTCGGCCACGGGGCTTGCGGGCACATTGGTGAACGAGCTGGTGTTTCTTGCCGGCGACAGCACGTTGATCCTGTTGCTGATGGGGGCGATCACCGCCTTTATCTTCGGCATGGGGATGACGGTGACGGCCTGCTATATCTTCCTCGCGGTGGTGCTAGCCCCCGCGCTTGAGGCCGGCGGGCTGAACCAACTGGCAGTGCATCTGTTCATTCTCTACTGGGGCATGGTTAGCTATATCACACCTCCGGTAGCCCTTGGCGCTTTTGCGGCATCAACCATGGCCGGGTCCAACCCGATTGCCACGGGGTTCGACGCGATGCGCCTTGGCGGTGTCATCTATATCGCGCCCTTCTTCTTTGTGCTGAACCCTGCGTTGATTGGTCAGGCCCCCGCGTGGGAGGTCGTCGTAGCGCTGAGCTGTGCGATGATCGGGGTGACCCTTATCTCGGCGGCGTTGCAGGGGTACATCAGCCTTGTCGGCCCGATTGAAGGCCGTGGGGCGCTGCCGATGCGGGTGGCGCTGTTCTTTGGCGGCGTGCTGATCGCCATGCCGCAGAACGATCTGGCCGGTTTGGGCTACAGCCTGTCCTTTCTCATCGGGGTCGCCCTTTGTGCACTGCCGATGTTGCGGGCGTGGCAGGCGACCTCCGCCGCGCGCGTCACCCCCTAA
- the urtA gene encoding urea ABC transporter substrate-binding protein has protein sequence MTTFTKLAACATAALMGSTSLVMAQDCADPVKVGVLHSLSGTMAISETTLKDTMLMLIDAQNEKGGVLGCEIEAVVVDPASDWPLFAEKARELLTVNEVDVIFGNWTSVSRKSVLPVIEELNGLLFYPVQYEGEESSKNVFYTGAAPNQQAIPAVDYFLEELGVEKFALLGTDYVYPRTTNNILKSYLMSKGIAEEDIFVNYTPFGHSDWATIVGDVVALGQDGKQVGVVSTINGDANIGFYKELAAADVSADDIPVVAFSVGEEELSGLDTSNLVGHLAAWNYFMSADTPANAEFIEQWKASIGDDKRVTNDPMEAHYIGFNMWVNAVEQAGTTDVDAVRSAMYGQTFPNLTGGTAEMLVNHHLSKPVLIGEITADGQFDIISQTDPVPGDAWTDFLPESAVLTSDWSELECGMYNTETETCVQLTSNY, from the coding sequence ATGACAACATTCACCAAACTCGCCGCCTGCGCGACCGCCGCATTGATGGGCTCCACCTCGCTGGTGATGGCGCAGGACTGTGCCGATCCGGTCAAGGTCGGCGTGCTGCACTCGCTGTCGGGGACCATGGCGATTTCCGAGACGACGTTGAAAGACACCATGCTGATGCTGATCGACGCGCAGAACGAAAAGGGTGGCGTATTGGGCTGCGAGATCGAGGCGGTCGTGGTTGACCCTGCCTCCGACTGGCCCTTGTTCGCAGAGAAGGCGCGCGAGCTGCTGACCGTAAACGAGGTCGACGTGATCTTTGGCAACTGGACCTCTGTGTCGCGCAAATCCGTGCTGCCCGTGATCGAAGAGCTGAACGGCCTGCTGTTCTACCCCGTGCAATACGAGGGCGAGGAATCATCCAAGAACGTGTTCTACACAGGCGCCGCGCCCAACCAGCAGGCGATCCCTGCGGTTGATTACTTCCTCGAAGAGCTGGGGGTCGAGAAATTCGCCCTGCTCGGGACCGACTATGTCTACCCGCGTACCACCAATAACATCCTGAAATCCTATCTGATGTCCAAGGGCATTGCCGAAGAAGACATCTTTGTGAACTACACCCCGTTTGGCCACTCTGACTGGGCCACGATCGTGGGCGATGTCGTGGCACTGGGCCAGGACGGCAAGCAGGTGGGCGTTGTGTCGACCATCAACGGTGACGCGAACATCGGTTTCTATAAAGAACTCGCCGCGGCGGATGTGTCGGCGGATGATATCCCCGTCGTTGCCTTCTCGGTGGGCGAGGAAGAGCTGTCGGGCCTCGATACATCGAACCTTGTCGGGCATCTGGCGGCGTGGAACTACTTTATGTCCGCAGACACCCCTGCAAACGCTGAATTCATCGAACAGTGGAAAGCGTCCATCGGCGACGACAAACGCGTGACCAATGACCCGATGGAGGCGCATTACATCGGCTTCAACATGTGGGTGAATGCGGTTGAACAGGCTGGCACCACCGATGTCGATGCCGTGCGCAGCGCGATGTACGGGCAGACCTTCCCGAACCTGACCGGCGGCACCGCCGAGATGCTGGTGAACCACCACCTGTCCAAACCCGTGCTGATCGGCGAGATCACGGCGGACGGTCAGTTCGACATCATCAGCCAGACCGATCCGGTGCCCGGCGATGCCTGGACAGACTTCCTGCCCGAAAGCGCTGTGCTGACTTCGGATTGGAGCGAGCTTGAATGCGGCATGTACAACACCGAAACGGAAACCTGCGTTCAGCTGACCTCTAACTACTGA
- the urtB gene encoding urea ABC transporter permease subunit UrtB: MFRHLLMLLCWVGIVGTAQAQDLQPVLQAHADEIAKPSRSSVSVALDDLVASGAPQVSAFLEQWQDKGVWQRDADGLFFFGTETGDDLALRDIDSDAESTAPASGFSQLKPNGGVRRLIGTALVQFQLTDPDLARRQSAVDSIARRPEADQLAPLRASIEAETDAALKARKIQLANFLSASFGDTAADRIAAITSMASDTSIEARAVMNQILSTKMATPSETPSGNVARVLTPGEDISPDAAYAQLVAADLAPALVPPAAIRDALAANVVNGRVGGIPTARLNTDAARATAYAALAAAGTVPPVVTARDQQDAIAGMTFYEVYDEPDSAVTDAARAALDSIETRVAAAQTVDLTLDALSLASIYFLAAIGLAITFGVMGVINMAHGEFIMMGAYTGYVVQLFVPDYTLSIIIALPLAFAVTFAAGVVMERLVIRHLYHRPLETLLATFGISIALQQLAKNIFGTQARPLTSPAWLDGAWVISDVIQISYIRIAIFVLALLFLGLILFVLKRTRLGLEVRAVTQNPGMAASMGINPDRINMMTFGLGSGIAGIAGVAIGLYAKVTSEMGADYIVQSFMTVVVGGVGNVWGTLAGASLIGFLQKGIEWFNPSNTLAAQTYMVLFIILFIQFRPKGIVAQKGRAAAD, from the coding sequence ATGTTCCGCCACCTGTTAATGCTCCTCTGTTGGGTGGGCATCGTGGGAACGGCACAGGCGCAAGATTTGCAGCCCGTGCTTCAAGCTCATGCCGATGAAATTGCCAAACCCTCGCGCAGCTCTGTCTCTGTCGCGCTGGATGATCTGGTTGCCTCCGGTGCGCCGCAGGTTAGTGCCTTTCTAGAGCAATGGCAGGACAAAGGGGTCTGGCAGCGCGACGCGGATGGGTTGTTCTTTTTCGGGACTGAGACAGGCGATGATCTGGCCTTGCGCGATATCGACAGCGATGCGGAAAGCACGGCACCTGCAAGCGGGTTTTCGCAGCTGAAACCTAATGGCGGGGTGCGCCGCCTAATCGGCACCGCGCTTGTGCAGTTCCAACTGACCGACCCTGATCTTGCACGCCGTCAAAGTGCCGTCGATTCCATCGCCCGCCGCCCAGAGGCGGACCAACTGGCCCCCCTGCGCGCCTCGATCGAGGCAGAGACAGACGCGGCGCTGAAGGCCCGCAAGATCCAGCTGGCCAACTTCCTCTCTGCCAGTTTTGGTGACACAGCCGCCGATCGTATCGCGGCGATCACGTCAATGGCCAGCGATACCTCGATCGAGGCGCGGGCGGTGATGAACCAGATTCTATCGACCAAGATGGCGACCCCGTCTGAAACACCCAGCGGCAACGTCGCGCGGGTGCTCACACCGGGGGAGGATATTTCACCCGATGCGGCCTATGCCCAGCTGGTCGCGGCTGATCTGGCCCCAGCGCTGGTGCCCCCCGCCGCGATCCGCGACGCTTTGGCGGCGAACGTTGTCAACGGGCGTGTGGGTGGCATCCCGACAGCGCGGCTGAATACCGATGCGGCGCGTGCGACCGCCTATGCCGCACTCGCCGCTGCGGGCACCGTGCCGCCGGTGGTGACTGCGCGGGACCAGCAAGATGCCATCGCGGGCATGACGTTCTACGAGGTGTATGACGAGCCCGACAGCGCCGTCACAGACGCCGCGCGGGCCGCGCTCGACAGTATCGAGACCCGTGTCGCCGCCGCGCAAACCGTTGACCTGACGTTGGACGCGCTGTCGCTCGCGTCGATCTATTTCCTTGCCGCTATCGGCCTTGCCATCACCTTCGGCGTCATGGGGGTCATCAACATGGCCCATGGCGAGTTTATCATGATGGGGGCCTATACCGGCTATGTCGTGCAACTGTTCGTACCCGATTACACGCTGTCGATCATCATCGCCCTGCCGCTGGCCTTTGCGGTAACATTCGCCGCCGGTGTCGTGATGGAGCGGTTGGTGATCCGGCATCTTTACCACCGTCCGCTGGAGACGCTGCTGGCGACTTTCGGCATCTCTATCGCGTTGCAGCAACTGGCCAAGAACATCTTTGGCACGCAGGCGCGCCCGCTGACGTCTCCGGCTTGGCTGGACGGGGCGTGGGTGATCTCGGATGTGATCCAGATCAGCTATATCCGCATTGCGATTTTCGTGCTGGCGCTGCTGTTTCTGGGTCTGATCCTGTTTGTGCTCAAACGCACGCGATTGGGACTAGAGGTGCGCGCCGTGACGCAGAACCCCGGTATGGCGGCCAGCATGGGGATCAACCCCGACCGGATCAACATGATGACCTTTGGCCTTGGGTCCGGCATCGCGGGTATCGCGGGGGTGGCGATCGGGCTTTATGCCAAGGTCACCTCCGAGATGGGGGCCGATTACATCGTGCAATCTTTCATGACCGTAGTCGTGGGCGGCGTTGGTAACGTCTGGGGCACGCTGGCCGGGGCCTCGCTTATCGGGTTCCTGCAAAAGGGGATCGAATGGTTCAACCCGTCCAATACCCTCGCGGCACAGACCTATATGGTGCTGTTCATCATCCTGTTCATTCAATTCCGTCCCAAGGGCATCGTTGCCCAAAAGGGCCGGGCAGCGGCGGATTGA
- the urtC gene encoding urea ABC transporter permease subunit UrtC — MRKTFLSENPSVLWFIALLGLFTLAVAIGSEATGTGLISTSMVKTLGKTLCLCLIAIAMDVVWGYCGILSLGHFAFFGIGGYAIGMWLMYARTEGIVLSSLEGQVIPPTPQEVQDAIGNQIFGVVGSSDFPWLWAFSDSLFLQLLMVVIVPGLLALVFGWLAFRSRVTGVYLSILTQAMTLALSLWLFQNDSGLRGNNGLSGLQNIPGYEDTSQATISLVFFMGSALALALGYILFAWVVSGKMGSVVQGIRDNEARVRFLGYRVERYKLFIFTLTAVIAGIAGALYYPQAGIINPAEIAPIASIYLAVWVAIGGRGRLYGAVIGAAFVSLLSSWFTGGGAPAIDLGFYTILWTDWWLVLLGVSFVCVTLFFPKGIGGLFDYLVRKPS, encoded by the coding sequence ATGCGTAAAACATTCCTTTCCGAAAATCCTTCCGTCCTGTGGTTCATCGCGCTGCTGGGGCTGTTTACCCTCGCGGTCGCGATCGGGTCAGAAGCGACGGGCACCGGCCTTATCTCTACCTCGATGGTCAAGACCCTGGGCAAGACGCTGTGCCTGTGTCTGATCGCCATCGCGATGGATGTGGTCTGGGGGTATTGCGGTATCCTGAGCCTGGGGCACTTCGCCTTCTTCGGCATCGGCGGCTATGCCATCGGAATGTGGCTGATGTATGCGCGGACCGAAGGCATCGTCCTGTCAAGCCTCGAAGGTCAGGTGATCCCGCCCACACCGCAAGAGGTGCAGGACGCCATTGGCAACCAGATTTTCGGCGTCGTTGGCAGCTCTGACTTTCCGTGGCTCTGGGCCTTTTCCGACAGTCTGTTCCTACAGCTGCTGATGGTGGTGATTGTGCCGGGGCTGCTGGCGCTGGTCTTTGGCTGGCTGGCGTTCCGCAGCCGTGTCACGGGCGTTTACCTGTCGATCCTGACGCAGGCGATGACGCTGGCGCTGTCGCTGTGGCTGTTCCAGAACGACAGTGGCCTGCGCGGCAACAACGGGCTTTCCGGTTTGCAGAATATTCCGGGGTACGAAGACACCTCGCAGGCGACCATCAGCCTTGTGTTCTTTATGGGGTCGGCGCTGGCGCTGGCACTTGGGTATATCCTCTTTGCATGGGTGGTATCGGGCAAGATGGGCAGCGTGGTGCAAGGCATCCGCGATAACGAGGCCCGCGTCCGCTTCCTTGGCTACCGTGTGGAACGCTACAAGCTGTTCATCTTTACCCTGACCGCCGTGATCGCGGGTATCGCCGGGGCGCTTTATTACCCGCAGGCCGGCATCATCAACCCGGCAGAGATCGCGCCGATTGCATCGATCTATCTGGCGGTCTGGGTCGCGATTGGCGGGCGCGGGCGGCTTTACGGCGCGGTGATCGGGGCGGCATTCGTATCCTTGCTGTCCAGCTGGTTCACGGGCGGCGGTGCCCCTGCCATCGATCTGGGGTTCTATACGATCCTATGGACCGACTGGTGGCTGGTACTGCTTGGCGTATCCTTTGTTTGCGTCACCTTGTTCTTTCCCAAGGGGATCGGCGGCCTGTTTGATTATCTGGTGAGGAAACCGTCATGA
- the urtD gene encoding urea ABC transporter ATP-binding protein UrtD, with the protein MNDTLLEVSGVSKSFDGFKAINNLSIQIAEPELRAVIGPNGAGKTTFMDIITGKTRPDSGHVVWGERNISLLGMSEADIANEGVGRKFQKPTVFEAQTVRQNLAMALKNPRGPLAVLLHRKTPSNAARIEGIAAEIGLTESLTRIAGELSHGQKQWLEIGMLLAQEPRLLLVDEPAAGMTVEEREKTTDILKRAAKTRAVVVVEHDMEFVRRLDCKVTVLHEGSVLAEGSLDHVTSNPKVIEVYLGRGHA; encoded by the coding sequence ATGAACGATACCCTGTTAGAAGTCTCCGGCGTGTCGAAATCCTTTGACGGGTTCAAGGCGATCAACAATCTGTCGATCCAGATCGCAGAGCCCGAGCTGCGCGCTGTGATCGGGCCGAACGGGGCGGGCAAGACCACCTTTATGGACATCATCACCGGCAAGACGCGCCCCGACAGCGGCCATGTCGTCTGGGGAGAGCGGAATATATCGCTGCTTGGTATGTCAGAGGCGGATATCGCGAACGAAGGGGTGGGGCGCAAGTTTCAGAAACCCACCGTGTTCGAGGCGCAGACCGTGCGGCAGAACCTTGCGATGGCGCTGAAGAACCCGAGGGGGCCGCTGGCCGTCCTGCTACACCGCAAGACCCCGTCCAACGCGGCGCGGATCGAAGGCATCGCGGCAGAGATCGGCCTGACCGAGAGCCTGACCCGCATTGCCGGAGAGTTGAGCCACGGCCAGAAGCAATGGCTTGAGATCGGCATGCTGCTGGCGCAGGAGCCGCGTCTGTTGCTGGTCGACGAACCCGCCGCCGGCATGACGGTTGAGGAACGCGAAAAGACCACCGATATTCTGAAACGTGCTGCCAAGACCCGCGCCGTGGTGGTGGTCGAACATGACATGGAATTCGTGCGCAGGCTCGACTGCAAGGTCACGGTGCTGCACGAAGGATCGGTGCTGGCCGAAGGCAGTCTTGACCACGTGACATCCAACCCGAAAGTGATCGAAGTTTATCTGGGGCGCGGCCATGCTTGA
- the urtE gene encoding urea ABC transporter ATP-binding subunit UrtE — protein MLEVENLDLHYGQSRILYEVSFQAPKGQITTLIGNNGVGKTSTLKAIAGRHPASAGTIAVDGTPVRLTTAFQAANAGIAYVPQGREVFPMMTVEENLETGFACLPKADHHIPDHIYDLFPVLREMKARRGGDLSGGQQQQLAIARALITRPRVLLLDEPTEGIQPNVIQQIGDALRLLRTQGEMAIVLVEQNADFAYALGDSFIVVEGGRNGPRKLKADYTKDMLIADLAL, from the coding sequence ATGCTTGAAGTTGAAAATCTGGACCTGCACTATGGTCAAAGCCGCATTCTTTACGAGGTGTCCTTTCAGGCGCCCAAGGGGCAGATCACGACCTTGATAGGCAACAACGGGGTGGGCAAGACCTCCACCCTCAAGGCGATTGCCGGGCGGCATCCGGCGTCGGCGGGCACGATCGCCGTTGACGGGACTCCCGTACGTTTGACCACGGCCTTTCAGGCGGCGAATGCGGGCATTGCCTATGTGCCGCAGGGGCGCGAGGTTTTCCCGATGATGACGGTGGAGGAGAACCTAGAGACGGGGTTTGCCTGCCTGCCCAAGGCCGACCACCACATTCCAGATCACATCTACGACCTGTTCCCTGTCTTGCGGGAGATGAAAGCGCGGCGCGGGGGCGATCTGTCGGGCGGGCAGCAGCAGCAGCTTGCCATTGCGCGGGCGCTGATCACGCGACCGCGGGTCTTGTTGCTGGACGAACCGACTGAAGGTATCCAGCCCAATGTGATCCAGCAGATCGGGGATGCGCTGCGGTTGCTGCGCACCCAGGGCGAGATGGCGATTGTTTTGGTCGAACAGAATGCCGATTTCGCCTATGCGCTGGGCGACAGCTTTATCGTGGTCGAAGGCGGGCGCAACGGGCCGCGCAAGCTGAAGGCCGATTATACCAAGGACATGCTGATCGCCGATCTGGCGCTTTAG
- a CDS encoding ATP-binding protein yields MTTPRKLATFQFITFCVCLGLSFLFFSVAKNTVHVQAQDRFNAMVSQGLASMGARADEYGRTLNGVAGFVAASDLVTARDMETYATSVHIADGSYVLDAIGFATLTTSGPGGSNDDFVIRHAAPLDDFDGMVGESFSSNPDLLATALAARDSGRTLSTTPARHGAHWHALLIKPIMRPAVPADNLPEPEDTFVGLAFAMVDVQEIFSDLFPAQNDLIELEVFFSAPDGTVFQPGTESTHADHVPQFKFSRVHEGYGQDMTIQWSSTPAFEAAQPNNAKWVVLALSLTIAALILMIQSVILKRNLTINQTVADKTRELETQHQEKRSILENAMLPIISVRQSGEILHLNDAARQHLMAAGHRKDATGDFVQDLLPEVDIHRADGGAKVVVPPRNGATEPRTLEVEKNTWLTADAETRITLMLRDITDSERRTLKIAETEQRWSLALSSAHIGVFDIDLENGTSVVSDTWRDIMHHPADPACQNPYYDKMQHVHPDDAAVVKKIELACLNGMTDRAEARFRIRVGQDNWRWIKSDAVVVERAKNGRALRMLGIQIDITESNKLEQMKHDFVATVSHELRTPLTSIKGALGLLEAQTQDDPDAGAVRLVQIATANCDRLVALVNDILDMEKINAGSMTVVAKPENLGDIVTLAAEQVEPYASEWKVEINVDTPDPDHHVLTDKNRIMQVLTNLLSNACKFAYPETAVTVTTTPLGDMTKISVTNLGNGISEEFRERIFQPFSQAEASNTRQRGGTGLGLNISRHLVEAMGGEIGFDSVPGEETVFWFTCPSTEGPDVAMVA; encoded by the coding sequence ATGACAACTCCGCGTAAACTCGCCACCTTTCAGTTCATTACCTTTTGCGTCTGTTTGGGCCTGTCTTTTCTGTTCTTTTCGGTCGCCAAGAATACCGTGCACGTCCAAGCGCAGGACCGGTTTAATGCGATGGTCAGTCAAGGGCTTGCCTCGATGGGCGCGCGTGCCGACGAATATGGCAGGACGCTAAATGGGGTCGCCGGCTTCGTTGCGGCGTCTGATTTGGTGACGGCGCGGGATATGGAGACCTATGCCACCTCTGTGCATATCGCTGACGGGTCGTATGTGCTTGATGCCATTGGATTCGCGACATTAACCACGTCTGGCCCAGGTGGCAGCAACGACGACTTTGTGATCCGTCACGCTGCGCCGTTGGATGATTTTGACGGGATGGTCGGGGAAAGTTTCTCCAGCAACCCCGATCTGCTGGCCACCGCACTTGCCGCGCGTGACAGTGGTCGAACCCTCTCTACGACGCCGGCCCGGCACGGCGCGCACTGGCATGCGCTGCTCATCAAGCCCATTATGCGCCCCGCCGTACCCGCCGATAACCTTCCCGAACCCGAGGATACGTTTGTGGGGCTCGCCTTTGCGATGGTCGATGTCCAAGAGATATTCAGCGATCTGTTCCCAGCACAAAACGATCTTATCGAGCTCGAGGTGTTCTTTTCTGCGCCGGACGGGACAGTCTTTCAGCCCGGCACCGAAAGCACACATGCGGACCACGTGCCTCAGTTCAAGTTTTCACGCGTTCATGAAGGCTATGGTCAAGACATGACCATCCAATGGAGCAGCACCCCCGCGTTTGAAGCAGCCCAGCCAAACAATGCGAAATGGGTCGTCTTGGCCCTGTCATTGACCATTGCCGCGCTGATCCTGATGATCCAGTCGGTGATCCTGAAACGCAATCTGACCATCAACCAGACGGTGGCCGACAAAACCCGCGAGCTTGAGACGCAACACCAAGAAAAACGATCGATCCTCGAAAATGCAATGCTGCCGATTATCTCGGTCCGGCAATCGGGGGAAATCCTGCATTTGAACGATGCCGCGCGACAGCATCTGATGGCGGCCGGGCACCGCAAGGACGCGACGGGCGACTTCGTGCAAGATCTGCTGCCCGAGGTCGACATCCACCGTGCCGACGGCGGGGCGAAGGTCGTCGTGCCGCCCCGCAACGGTGCCACAGAACCCCGCACGCTTGAGGTCGAGAAGAACACCTGGCTTACCGCCGACGCAGAGACCCGTATCACCTTGATGCTGCGCGATATCACCGACAGCGAACGCCGCACGCTCAAGATCGCGGAAACCGAACAACGGTGGAGCCTCGCGCTCAGCAGTGCACATATCGGCGTCTTCGACATTGATCTGGAAAATGGCACATCTGTGGTGTCGGACACATGGCGTGACATCATGCACCACCCCGCTGACCCCGCCTGTCAGAACCCCTATTACGATAAGATGCAGCATGTGCATCCCGACGATGCGGCGGTGGTCAAGAAGATCGAACTCGCCTGTCTGAACGGGATGACCGACCGCGCCGAGGCCCGCTTTCGCATCCGCGTTGGTCAGGACAACTGGCGCTGGATCAAATCGGATGCGGTCGTGGTAGAGCGGGCGAAGAACGGGCGCGCCCTGCGGATGCTGGGTATTCAGATCGACATCACCGAAAGCAACAAGCTTGAACAGATGAAACACGACTTTGTCGCCACCGTCAGTCACGAGCTGCGTACGCCGCTGACCTCGATCAAAGGGGCGTTGGGGCTGCTTGAGGCCCAGACACAGGACGACCCGGATGCCGGCGCGGTGCGTCTGGTGCAGATCGCCACGGCCAACTGCGACCGGCTTGTCGCGCTGGTAAACGACATTCTGGACATGGAAAAAATCAACGCAGGCAGCATGACCGTTGTGGCGAAACCGGAAAATCTGGGCGATATCGTCACCCTCGCCGCCGAGCAGGTAGAACCCTATGCCAGCGAATGGAAGGTCGAGATCAACGTAGACACGCCTGATCCCGATCACCACGTGCTGACCGACAAGAACCGCATCATGCAGGTGCTGACCAACCTCTTGTCCAATGCCTGCAAGTTCGCCTACCCCGAAACCGCCGTGACCGTGACCACAACACCCCTGGGCGACATGACCAAAATCTCTGTCACCAATCTGGGCAACGGCATTTCGGAGGAGTTCCGCGAACGCATCTTCCAGCCGTTCTCGCAGGCCGAGGCATCGAACACACGACAGCGCGGCGGCACCGGGCTTGGGCTCAATATCTCGCGCCATCTGGTAGAGGCCATGGGCGGGGAAATCGGGTTCGACAGTGTGCCGGGGGAGGAAACCGTGTTCTGGTTCACCTGCCCCTCGACCGAAGGCCCCGACGTGGCGATGGTGGCCTAA